Proteins from a single region of Cydia pomonella isolate Wapato2018A chromosome 13, ilCydPomo1, whole genome shotgun sequence:
- the LOC133524454 gene encoding uncharacterized protein LOC133524454 produces MGVGKIPEFDVKTGNWTMYCERLEMYFLANDIKDEVKLPTLIAVMGEDAYHLLSTLASPSQPSSLTFTSAVTLLKNHLQPKPSILAERYRFRQRRQAEGESVAEYVAELKKLAKTCDFGSSLEENLRDQLVCGIVSESTRQRLFAEDGIGYARAVSLATTLEAAEKNAVAVDRDANNVNTGVNKLEANHKCMACGEIGHKTEGCKYKNFECSWCKNLGHLRRMCPEKNARLGVTGTAGSQSQSRGDGVTYNGSGARGNRSSGRGGSGRGRGRGGRSGRRGTNNYWVHAHQGLADVASDHGGYASALDNSDLDDDNEPMYQMSLSKYKPA; encoded by the exons ATGGGCGTCGGAAAAATACCAGAGTTCGACGTGAAAACGGGAAATTGGACTATGTACTGTGAGAGGTTAGAAATGTATTTCCTCGCGAACGATATTAAGGATGAAGTGAAGTTACCAACACTAATCGCCGTAATGGGAGAAGATGCATATCACTTGTTATCTACGTTAGCAAGCCCCAGCCAACCTTCATCTTTGACCTTCACTAGCGCGGTGACACTGCTCAAAAATCACTTACAACCGAAACCCTCCATCTTGGCCGAGCGCTACAGATTTCGGCAGCGGCGCCAGGCAGAGGGAGAAAGTGTAGCCGAGTATGTGGCGGAACTGAAGAAGCTAGCAAAAACATGCGATTTTGGGTCGTCTTTAGAAGAAAATCTCCGCGACCAACTTGTTTGCGGCATTGTAAGTGAGTCGACGCGGCAACGATTGTTCGCGGAGGACGGCATCGGCTACGCGAGGGCGGTCAGTTTGGCTACGACATTGGAGGCGGCAGAAAAGAATGCAGTCGCGGTAGATCGAGACGCTAATAATGTTAACACGGGTGTAAATAAACTGGAAGCGAACCATAAATGTATGGCGTGCGGGGAGATTGGGCATAAAACGGAAggttgtaaatataaaaactttgAATGTAGTTGGTGTAAAAATTTAGGCCACTTAAGAAGGATGTGCCCTGAGAAAAATGCAAGACTCGGAGTGACGGGAACGGCGGGTAGCCAGTCACAATCACGCGGAGACGGCGTGACCTATAACGGTAGCGGAGCACGCGGGAACCGATCATCTGGAAGAGGCGgtagcgggcgcgggcgcggacgCGGAGGTCGCTCGGGCCGCCGGGGCACAAACAACTATTGGGTGCACGCGCACCAGGGATTAGCTGACGTGGCGAGCGATCACGGCGGGTATGCGTCGGCGCTGGACAATAGTGATTTGGATGATGACAACGAACCTATGTACCAAATGTCATTAAGCAAATATAAACCG GCATGA